One genomic window of Bradyrhizobium sp. B124 includes the following:
- a CDS encoding AMP-binding protein has product MLIPLADVPRWYAERKPADAIAISHGADTLTWLELERRANARARAFAAKGVKPGDFVAIGLPNSNAFFETTFAVWKCGATPTSLSWRLPRGEAAAVLEILKPSLVVGGEADWNAPNSLPVEFLPEGFSEEPLDAPVARYWKAMTSGGSTGRPKVILDHNPAVLETTTPLLLGMPHDASVLNPGPLYHNAPFILSHAALFGGGRLTGMVKFDAEETLRLIARERVQWVNFVPTMMHRIWALPEEVRNRYDVSSLQIVFHMAAPMPPWLKEKWIEWLGPERVWELYGGTERQGACVISGVEWMAHKGSVGKIGETARLRIIGEDGNDVAPGETGEIYFLPNDGAGSTYHYLGASPKRRPDGWESLGDIGRLDEEGYLYLGDRLADMVLRGGANIYPAEVEAAVSEHPEVRSCVVVGLPDPEFGQRVHAILELADSADAQKIADGMGDFLKDRLSRYKHPESFERVGTAPRDDSGKVRRTMLRDERAAWIKEDRAFRIMPARAAAKSD; this is encoded by the coding sequence ATGCTGATCCCCCTCGCCGACGTGCCGCGCTGGTATGCCGAACGCAAGCCCGCCGACGCGATCGCCATCAGTCACGGCGCCGATACGCTGACCTGGCTCGAGCTCGAGCGCCGCGCCAATGCGCGGGCGCGCGCGTTTGCCGCCAAGGGCGTAAAGCCCGGCGACTTCGTCGCGATCGGGCTGCCCAACAGCAACGCGTTCTTCGAGACCACTTTCGCGGTGTGGAAATGCGGCGCGACGCCGACCTCGCTGTCATGGCGGCTGCCGCGCGGCGAGGCCGCCGCGGTGCTCGAGATCCTGAAACCGTCACTGGTGGTCGGCGGCGAGGCCGACTGGAATGCGCCGAATTCGCTGCCGGTGGAATTCCTGCCGGAAGGATTTTCCGAGGAGCCGCTCGATGCACCGGTCGCGCGCTACTGGAAGGCGATGACGAGCGGCGGCTCGACCGGGCGGCCGAAGGTGATCCTCGATCACAACCCCGCAGTGCTCGAAACCACGACACCGCTGCTGCTCGGCATGCCACATGATGCGTCGGTGCTCAACCCGGGCCCGCTCTATCACAACGCGCCGTTCATCTTGTCGCACGCGGCGCTGTTCGGCGGCGGACGGCTGACCGGCATGGTGAAGTTCGACGCCGAGGAGACGCTGCGGCTGATCGCGCGCGAGCGCGTGCAATGGGTCAACTTCGTGCCGACCATGATGCACCGGATCTGGGCGCTGCCCGAGGAGGTGCGCAACCGCTACGACGTCTCCAGCCTGCAAATCGTGTTTCATATGGCGGCGCCGATGCCGCCCTGGCTGAAGGAGAAGTGGATCGAATGGCTCGGGCCGGAGCGGGTCTGGGAGCTCTATGGCGGCACGGAGCGGCAGGGCGCCTGCGTGATCTCGGGCGTCGAATGGATGGCGCACAAGGGCTCGGTCGGCAAGATCGGCGAGACCGCGCGCTTGCGCATCATCGGTGAGGACGGCAACGACGTCGCGCCGGGCGAGACCGGTGAGATCTACTTCCTGCCCAATGACGGCGCCGGCTCCACCTATCACTATCTCGGCGCATCGCCGAAGCGCCGACCTGATGGTTGGGAATCGCTCGGCGATATCGGCCGGCTCGACGAGGAAGGCTATCTCTATCTCGGCGACCGGCTCGCCGACATGGTGCTGCGCGGCGGCGCCAACATCTATCCGGCCGAGGTCGAGGCCGCAGTCAGCGAACATCCCGAGGTGCGCTCCTGCGTCGTGGTCGGATTGCCCGATCCGGAATTCGGCCAGCGCGTGCATGCGATCCTCGAACTCGCCGACAGCGCCGATGCGCAGAAGATCGCCGACGGCATGGGCGACTTCCTGAAGGACCGGCTCAGCCGCTACAAACATCCGGAAAGTTTCGAGCGGGTCGGCACCGCGCCGCGCGATGATTCCGGAAAGGTTCGCCGCACCATGCTGCGCGACGAGCGCGCCGCGTGGATCAAGGAGGATCGCGCCTTCCGCATCATGCCGGCGCGCGCGGCAGCAAAAAGCGACTAG
- a CDS encoding PilZ domain-containing protein, producing the protein MASNGARIKISREPRRQLNNRAAWITVDDGVTENACAVVDISPGGAKITTEVEFDVKDRLALTLLADHAKRYPCEVVWRRGKTYGLKFVTDAEPHEPAAEPAGAI; encoded by the coding sequence ATGGCGAGCAATGGAGCACGGATCAAAATCAGTCGCGAGCCGCGGCGCCAGCTCAACAATCGTGCGGCGTGGATCACGGTGGATGACGGCGTAACCGAGAATGCCTGTGCTGTGGTCGACATCTCGCCCGGCGGCGCCAAGATCACGACCGAGGTCGAGTTCGACGTGAAGGACCGCCTCGCGCTGACGCTGCTCGCCGATCACGCCAAGCGCTACCCTTGCGAAGTGGTCTGGCGTCGCGGCAAGACCTACGGGCTCAAATTCGTGACGGACGCCGAGCCGCACGAACCGGCCGCGGAGCCCGCCGGCGCCATCTAG
- a CDS encoding LysR family transcriptional regulator, protein MPRHDVNDLIAFLAVARERSFTRAAAQLGVSQSALSHTMRALEERLGVRLLTRTTRSVAPTDAGERLLQGVGPRFEEIEAELTALNALREKPAGTIRINAGEHAAETILWPALEKFLPRYPDIKVELTVDNGLANIVAERFDAGVRLGEQLAKDMIAVRIAPDFRMVVVGAPSYFKRRDRPKRPQDLTQHACINIRLPTHGGIYAWEFEKRGRAIKVRVDGQLVFNSTALRIKAASAGLGLAYVAEDQVQAQLARGQLVQVLDDWCAPFPGYHLYYPSRRQSSPAFALLVDALRYRG, encoded by the coding sequence ATGCCGCGGCATGACGTCAATGACCTGATTGCCTTCCTCGCGGTGGCGCGCGAGCGCAGCTTCACCCGCGCCGCGGCACAGCTCGGCGTGTCGCAATCGGCGCTCAGCCACACCATGCGCGCGTTGGAGGAACGGCTGGGCGTACGGCTCCTGACCCGCACCACGCGCAGCGTGGCGCCGACCGACGCCGGCGAGCGCCTGCTACAGGGCGTCGGGCCGCGCTTCGAGGAGATCGAGGCCGAACTCACAGCCCTCAACGCGCTGCGCGAGAAGCCGGCCGGCACCATCCGCATCAACGCCGGCGAGCACGCAGCCGAGACCATCCTGTGGCCGGCGCTGGAAAAGTTCCTGCCGCGCTATCCCGACATCAAGGTGGAGCTGACCGTCGACAACGGGCTCGCCAACATCGTCGCGGAACGTTTTGACGCCGGCGTTCGCCTCGGCGAGCAGTTGGCAAAGGACATGATCGCGGTGCGGATCGCGCCGGATTTCCGCATGGTTGTGGTCGGGGCGCCGTCCTACTTCAAGCGGCGCGATCGCCCGAAGCGGCCGCAGGACCTGACCCAGCACGCCTGCATCAACATCCGCCTGCCGACCCATGGCGGCATCTATGCCTGGGAATTCGAGAAGCGCGGACGCGCGATCAAGGTCCGCGTCGATGGACAATTGGTGTTCAACAGTACCGCCTTGCGGATCAAGGCGGCGTCGGCCGGGCTTGGGCTTGCCTATGTCGCCGAGGATCAGGTGCAGGCGCAACTCGCCAGGGGTCAGCTGGTCCAGGTGCTCGACGACTGGTGCGCGCCGTTTCCCGGCTATCACCTCTACTACCCGAGCCGCCGGCAATCCTCGCCGGCGTTCGCGCTGTTGGTCGATGCACTGCGCTATCGGGGCTAG
- a CDS encoding aldo/keto reductase, with product MQKRKLGNSNLEVSAIGLGCMGLSFAYGPAVEKAAGIALLRGAVERGVTFFDTAEVYGPFVNEELVGEALAPVRNDVVIATKFGFDIGTMAERHRSLNSRPEHIKAVADASLKRLNIDVIDLFYQHRVDPAVPIEDVAGAVKDLIAAGKVRHFGLSEAGVQTIRRAHAVQKVTALQSEYSLWERGPEAEILPVLQELGIGFVPYSPLGRGFLTGAISASTTFASDDFRNLVPRFSPEARRANQALVDQLGRIAAGKGATPAQIALAWLLAQKPWIVPIPGTTKLNRLEENIGAARIELSSTDLADIGKAVAAVEVQGARYPEQLLGMVGR from the coding sequence ATGCAGAAGCGTAAACTCGGTAACAGCAATCTGGAGGTATCGGCGATCGGCCTGGGCTGCATGGGCCTCAGCTTCGCCTATGGCCCAGCGGTCGAGAAAGCCGCAGGCATCGCGCTGCTGCGCGGCGCCGTCGAGCGCGGCGTCACCTTCTTCGATACCGCGGAGGTCTACGGTCCCTTCGTCAACGAGGAGTTGGTCGGCGAGGCGCTGGCGCCGGTTCGCAACGACGTCGTGATCGCCACCAAGTTCGGCTTCGATATCGGCACCATGGCCGAGCGGCATCGGTCGCTGAACAGCCGGCCCGAGCACATCAAGGCGGTCGCGGACGCCTCGCTGAAGCGGCTGAACATCGATGTGATCGATCTGTTCTATCAGCATCGGGTCGATCCCGCGGTGCCGATCGAGGATGTCGCTGGCGCCGTGAAGGACCTGATCGCCGCCGGCAAGGTCCGCCATTTCGGCCTGTCGGAGGCCGGCGTGCAGACCATCCGCCGTGCCCACGCGGTGCAGAAGGTCACGGCATTGCAGAGCGAATATTCGCTGTGGGAGCGCGGGCCGGAAGCGGAGATCCTGCCGGTGCTGCAAGAGCTCGGCATCGGCTTCGTGCCGTACAGTCCGCTCGGCCGCGGTTTTCTCACGGGGGCGATCAGCGCGTCGACGACGTTCGCCAGCGACGACTTCCGCAACCTCGTGCCGCGTTTTTCGCCGGAAGCCCGCCGCGCCAATCAGGCGCTGGTCGATCAGCTCGGCCGCATCGCGGCCGGCAAGGGCGCAACGCCGGCCCAGATCGCACTGGCCTGGCTGCTGGCGCAAAAGCCGTGGATCGTGCCGATCCCCGGCACCACGAAGCTCAATCGGCTCGAAGAAAACATCGGCGCCGCGCGGATCGAGCTGAGCTCCACTGATCTCGCCGACATCGGCAAGGCCGTCGCCGCCGTCGAGGTGCAGGGCGCGCGCTATCCGGAGCAATTGCTCGGGATGGTTGGACGCTGA
- a CDS encoding peptidoglycan -binding protein, which yields MALARSRRSESGFNYWPGFVDALSTLVLSIVFLLSVFLVVQFFLSQEVTGKDKALEQLNAKIAQLNDLLSLEKLSKLTLDDQVSQLRAGLASAEGERDRMKGLYEGLANSGNDAQGRANELNKALESEKSVSSRALAQIEVLNQQISALRRQLAALEEALDASEKRDKESQSRIADLGSRLNVALAQRVQELSKYRSEFFGRLRAILGNRPDIRIVGDRFVFQSEVFFDTGQATLLPEGKTELDTVANALIDLDKQIPPEIAWVLRVDGHTDVRPINSPLFKSNWELSSARAISVVQYLVSLGVPAQRLVAAGFAEFQPLDTAQTEDAYKRNRRIELKLTER from the coding sequence ATGGCCCTCGCCCGCTCGCGCCGCAGCGAATCCGGCTTCAACTACTGGCCAGGCTTTGTCGACGCACTGTCGACGCTTGTGCTGTCGATCGTGTTCCTGCTGTCGGTATTCCTCGTCGTGCAGTTCTTCCTGTCGCAGGAGGTCACCGGCAAGGACAAGGCGCTGGAGCAGCTCAACGCCAAGATCGCCCAGCTCAACGACCTGTTGTCGCTGGAGAAGCTCTCCAAGCTGACGCTCGACGACCAGGTGTCGCAGCTGCGCGCCGGCCTCGCCTCTGCCGAGGGCGAGCGCGACCGCATGAAAGGGCTCTATGAGGGGCTCGCCAATTCCGGCAACGACGCGCAGGGTCGCGCCAACGAACTCAACAAGGCGCTGGAGTCCGAGAAGAGCGTGTCGTCGCGCGCGCTGGCGCAGATCGAGGTGCTGAACCAGCAGATCAGCGCGCTGCGCCGCCAGCTCGCGGCGCTCGAGGAGGCGCTCGACGCCTCCGAGAAGCGCGACAAGGAATCGCAGAGCCGGATCGCCGATCTCGGCTCGCGCCTCAACGTCGCGCTGGCGCAGCGGGTGCAGGAATTGTCGAAATACCGCTCGGAATTCTTCGGCCGGCTACGCGCCATCCTCGGCAACCGTCCCGATATCCGCATCGTCGGCGACCGCTTCGTGTTCCAGTCCGAAGTGTTCTTCGATACCGGCCAGGCAACGCTGCTGCCTGAAGGCAAGACCGAGCTCGACACCGTGGCGAATGCGCTGATCGATCTCGACAAGCAGATCCCCCCCGAAATCGCCTGGGTGCTGCGGGTCGACGGCCACACCGACGTGCGGCCGATCAACAGCCCGCTGTTCAAGTCGAACTGGGAGTTGTCCTCCGCGCGCGCGATCTCGGTGGTGCAGTATCTGGTGTCGCTCGGCGTGCCGGCGCAGCGCCTGGTCGCCGCCGGCTTCGCCGAATTCCAGCCGCTCGACACCGCGCAGACCGAAGACGCCTACAAGCGCAACCGCCGCATCGAGCTGAAGCTGACGGAACGCTAG
- a CDS encoding VOC family protein encodes MLDHVTIGISDIERSKTFYDAALRPLGITRLYAEGAEFAGYGVRPKAFFWIGRRATPQTGAHIAFTANDRATVDRFYDDAIKAGGRNNGRPGIRPHYHANYYGAFVLDPDGHNIEAVCHAPQD; translated from the coding sequence GTGCTGGACCACGTGACCATCGGCATCAGCGATATCGAGCGGTCCAAGACCTTCTACGATGCGGCCTTGCGTCCTCTCGGCATCACCCGCCTGTATGCCGAGGGTGCAGAGTTTGCAGGCTATGGCGTGCGTCCAAAAGCTTTCTTCTGGATCGGTCGGCGCGCTACACCGCAGACCGGCGCCCACATTGCCTTCACGGCAAACGATCGTGCCACCGTCGATCGCTTCTATGACGACGCGATCAAGGCCGGCGGCCGGAACAACGGGCGCCCCGGAATTCGACCGCACTATCATGCAAACTACTACGGCGCGTTCGTCCTCGATCCCGACGGTCACAATATCGAAGCCGTCTGCCACGCGCCGCAGGACTGA
- a CDS encoding flagellar motor protein MotA codes for MPPSRSEMEIELSKLSSPRIFLVRMLVFLVLCGLVGVVLYKQIVTAFFANPGLNALIGAVLLIGVILAFRQVIRLYPEVAWVNNFRIADPGLAIERRPTLLAPMAAILGGERTGRMSISQQTMRHLLDSIATRLDEARDISRYMTGLLVFLGLLGTFWGLIETVGSVGKVIDGLKVGGDAGALFDTLKEGLAAPLGGMGISFSSSLFGLAGSLILGFLDLQSSQAQNRFYTDLEDWLATTVRGISGDGVGAGGADLQGAIDRLRATFEEGGAGGGGRSTTAAMANLAEAIQGLVAHMRTEQQMIREWADGQGEQNREIKRLLERLARQPEKS; via the coding sequence ATGCCCCCTTCCCGCTCCGAGATGGAGATCGAACTGAGCAAGCTGTCCTCGCCCAGGATCTTCCTGGTGCGGATGCTGGTGTTCCTGGTGCTCTGCGGCCTGGTCGGAGTGGTGCTCTACAAGCAGATCGTCACCGCCTTCTTCGCCAATCCCGGGCTGAACGCCCTGATCGGCGCCGTGCTGCTGATCGGCGTCATCCTGGCGTTCCGCCAGGTGATCCGGCTCTATCCCGAAGTTGCCTGGGTCAATAATTTCCGCATCGCCGATCCCGGCCTTGCGATCGAGCGCCGCCCGACCCTGCTTGCCCCAATGGCCGCGATCCTCGGCGGCGAGCGCACCGGCCGGATGTCGATCTCGCAGCAGACCATGCGGCATCTGCTCGATTCGATCGCAACCCGCCTGGATGAAGCCCGCGACATCTCGCGCTACATGACCGGCCTGCTGGTGTTCCTCGGCCTGCTCGGCACCTTTTGGGGCCTGATCGAGACGGTCGGCTCGGTCGGCAAGGTGATCGACGGGCTCAAGGTCGGCGGCGACGCCGGCGCGCTGTTCGATACGCTGAAGGAGGGCCTCGCCGCGCCGCTCGGCGGCATGGGCATCTCGTTTTCGTCCTCGCTGTTCGGCCTCGCCGGCTCGCTGATCCTCGGCTTCCTCGACCTGCAATCGAGCCAGGCCCAGAACCGCTTCTACACCGACCTCGAGGACTGGCTCGCCACCACCGTGCGCGGCATTTCCGGCGACGGTGTCGGCGCCGGCGGTGCCGACCTGCAGGGCGCGATCGACCGGCTGCGTGCGACCTTCGAGGAAGGTGGTGCCGGCGGCGGCGGCCGCAGCACCACGGCCGCGATGGCCAATCTTGCCGAGGCGATCCAGGGGCTGGTTGCACATATGCGCACCGAGCAGCAGATGATCCGCGAATGGGCCGACGGCCAGGGCGAGCAGAACCGCGAGATCAAGCGGCTGCTCGAGCGCCTCGCCCGCCAGCCCGAAAAGAGCTGA
- a CDS encoding efflux RND transporter periplasmic adaptor subunit gives MSGLRAQSACIALMLAVTAPLLAGCDEPNSATAAVQAPEPDVSVVTVKQQARAMVRELPGRIAPTRVSEVRPRVSGIVVNRMFHQGSEVKVGDPLYQIDPRPFEVELQSTEAALARAKAVLEQTSLQARRIATLTNQRATSEAENEKAIANLKQAEADVQGREADVARAKLNLDYATIRAPIDGIIGAAVISEGALVVQNDAASLATIQQLDPIYADFQQSVTEMNQLRRAFESGDLDRIEADAMKVRLVLDDGSIYPLPGKLLFSDAKVDAHTGQVTLRGEFPNPNRVLLPGMYVRVQIEQGIDTDAIAVPQQAIQRNGGGGSEVFVVKDDNHVAVQPVRTGSLQGGSWFVTEGLKAGDKVVVEGFQKFAAGDKVRPLAWRDIDAAAAPDSQQTAHAVK, from the coding sequence ATGTCTGGACTTCGCGCGCAATCGGCATGCATTGCTCTGATGCTGGCCGTGACGGCGCCACTGCTTGCTGGCTGCGACGAACCGAATTCGGCAACCGCCGCCGTACAAGCACCCGAGCCGGACGTCAGTGTCGTCACTGTGAAGCAGCAGGCGCGCGCGATGGTGCGCGAGCTGCCGGGCCGCATCGCGCCGACCCGCGTCTCCGAGGTGCGCCCGCGCGTCTCGGGCATCGTCGTCAACCGCATGTTCCATCAGGGCAGCGAGGTGAAGGTCGGCGATCCGCTGTACCAGATCGATCCGCGCCCGTTCGAGGTCGAATTGCAGTCGACCGAGGCGGCGCTGGCGCGCGCCAAGGCGGTGCTGGAGCAGACCTCGCTGCAGGCCCGCCGTATCGCCACTCTCACCAACCAGCGCGCGACCTCGGAGGCCGAGAACGAGAAGGCGATCGCCAACCTGAAGCAGGCCGAAGCCGACGTGCAGGGCCGCGAGGCCGACGTCGCGCGTGCCAAGCTCAATCTGGATTACGCCACCATTCGCGCGCCGATCGACGGCATCATCGGTGCTGCGGTCATCAGCGAAGGCGCGCTCGTCGTGCAGAACGACGCCGCGAGCCTTGCGACCATCCAGCAGCTCGATCCGATCTATGCCGACTTCCAGCAGTCGGTCACCGAGATGAACCAGCTGCGTCGCGCCTTCGAGAGCGGCGATCTCGACCGCATCGAGGCCGACGCGATGAAGGTGCGTCTCGTGCTCGACGACGGCTCGATCTATCCGCTGCCGGGCAAGCTGCTGTTCTCCGACGCCAAGGTCGACGCCCATACCGGGCAGGTCACCCTGCGCGGTGAGTTCCCGAATCCGAATCGAGTCCTGCTGCCGGGCATGTATGTCCGCGTGCAGATCGAGCAGGGCATCGACACCGATGCGATCGCCGTGCCGCAGCAGGCGATCCAGCGCAATGGCGGCGGCGGCAGCGAGGTGTTCGTCGTCAAGGACGACAATCATGTCGCGGTGCAGCCGGTGCGCACCGGCTCGCTGCAGGGCGGTTCCTGGTTCGTGACCGAAGGCCTCAAGGCCGGCGACAAGGTCGTCGTCGAGGGTTTCCAGAAATTCGCCGCCGGCGACAAGGTTCGGCCGCTGGCCTGGCGTGACATCGACGCTGCTGCGGCACCGGATTCGCAGCAGACCGCGCACGCGGTGAAGTGA
- a CDS encoding multidrug efflux RND transporter permease subunit yields MPNFFIDRPIFAWVVALFICLVGAISIPLLAVAQYPIIAPPSISISTSYPGASPENLYNSVTRLIEEELNGAANILNFESTSDSLGQVEIIANFKPGTDTSQASVEVQNRLKRVEARLPRAVIQQGILVEEASSAVLQIITLNSTDGSLDEVGLGDFMIRNVLGEVRRIPGVGRATLYSTERSLRIWIDPAKLVGYGLSADDVNKAITAQNAQVASGSIGAEPSTDTQKISAQVLVKGQLSSPDEFGAIILRANPDGSTVRLRDVARIEIGGLSYQFNTRLDGKPTAGLSVLLSPKGNALATASAVEAKMKELSRFFPANISYEIPYNITPVVKASIEKVLTTLVEAVVLVFIVMFLFLQNIRYTIIPTIVVPVALLGACATLMIAGFSINMLTMFGMVLAVGILVDDAIVVVENVERIMAEEGLPPKEATKKAMSQITGAIIGITLVLMAVFVPMAFFPGSVGIIYRQFSVTMVAAIAFSALLALSLTPALCATLLKPVEKGHGHARKGVFGAFNRVLDNGRAGYVRTVQAGLKRTGRLMLIYLVLFAGVAYGFVRLPGGFLPVDDQGFITTDVQTPSESSYARTEAAVEQVEKYLKNRAGIENVTFLTGFSFLGQGMNTAQAFITLKDWSERGAKDSAAAIVADINRDLSSTIRDARISALQPPPIDNLGNSSGFSFRLQDRGQKGYAALIAASDRLIAEANASPVLQKVYVEGLPPAPQVNLMIDREKAGAFGLTFEDINNTISTNLGSNYINDFPNRGRMQRVIVQADKTSRMNADDILNYNVKNSRGQLVPFSAFATIEWSKGPTQIAGFNYYPAVRISGEAKPGFTSGDAIAEMERLADKLPRGFGYEWTGQSLQEKLSGSQAPFLLALSVLVVFLLLAALYESWTIPLAVLLTIPLGILGAVVAATMRGLSNDVYFTVGLITIIGLAAKDAILIIEFAKDLRAQGKPLVEATIEACSLRFRPILMTGLAFVCGVLPMAIATGAGGASQQALGTSVMGGMIAVVILALLLVPVFFVSVQRVLAGDREKAPANAEVYGPPAPARIGH; encoded by the coding sequence ATGCCCAACTTCTTCATCGACAGGCCGATCTTCGCCTGGGTCGTCGCGCTATTCATCTGTCTGGTCGGCGCGATCTCGATTCCGCTCCTCGCGGTCGCGCAGTACCCGATCATCGCGCCGCCCTCGATCTCGATCTCGACGAGCTATCCCGGCGCGTCGCCTGAAAACCTCTACAACAGCGTCACGCGGCTGATCGAGGAGGAGCTCAACGGCGCCGCCAACATCCTGAACTTCGAATCGACGTCCGACTCGCTCGGCCAGGTCGAGATCATCGCCAATTTCAAGCCGGGCACCGACACCAGCCAGGCCTCGGTCGAGGTGCAGAACCGCCTCAAGCGCGTCGAGGCGCGGTTGCCGCGCGCCGTGATCCAGCAGGGCATCCTGGTCGAGGAGGCCTCGTCCGCCGTGCTGCAGATCATCACGCTGAACTCGACTGACGGCTCGCTGGATGAAGTCGGCCTCGGCGACTTCATGATCCGCAACGTGCTGGGCGAGGTGCGCCGCATTCCGGGCGTCGGCCGCGCTACGCTGTATTCGACCGAGCGGTCCTTGCGCATCTGGATCGATCCGGCCAAGCTGGTCGGCTACGGCCTGTCCGCCGACGACGTCAACAAGGCGATCACGGCGCAGAACGCCCAGGTCGCCTCCGGCAGCATCGGCGCCGAGCCGAGCACCGACACGCAGAAGATCTCCGCGCAGGTCCTGGTGAAGGGCCAGCTCTCCTCGCCCGACGAGTTCGGCGCGATCATCCTGCGCGCCAATCCCGACGGCTCGACGGTCCGCCTGCGCGACGTCGCGCGGATCGAGATCGGCGGCCTCAGCTACCAGTTCAACACCCGCCTCGACGGCAAGCCGACCGCCGGCCTCTCGGTGCTGCTGTCGCCGAAGGGCAATGCGCTGGCGACCGCGAGCGCGGTCGAAGCCAAGATGAAGGAGCTGTCGCGCTTCTTCCCGGCCAATATCTCCTACGAGATTCCCTACAACATCACGCCCGTCGTGAAGGCCTCGATCGAGAAGGTCCTGACGACGCTGGTCGAGGCGGTGGTGCTTGTGTTCATCGTGATGTTCTTATTTTTGCAGAACATCCGCTACACCATCATTCCGACCATCGTGGTTCCGGTGGCGCTGCTCGGCGCCTGCGCCACGCTGATGATCGCGGGCTTCTCGATCAACATGCTCACCATGTTCGGCATGGTGCTGGCGGTCGGCATCCTCGTCGACGACGCCATCGTTGTGGTCGAGAACGTCGAACGCATCATGGCCGAAGAGGGCCTGCCGCCGAAGGAAGCCACCAAGAAGGCGATGTCGCAGATCACCGGCGCCATCATCGGCATCACGCTGGTGCTGATGGCGGTGTTCGTGCCGATGGCGTTCTTCCCCGGCTCGGTCGGCATCATTTATCGCCAGTTCTCGGTCACCATGGTGGCGGCGATCGCGTTCTCGGCGCTGCTTGCGCTGTCGCTGACGCCGGCGCTGTGCGCGACGCTGCTGAAGCCGGTCGAGAAGGGCCACGGCCATGCCCGCAAGGGCGTGTTCGGCGCCTTCAACCGCGTGCTCGACAATGGCCGTGCCGGCTATGTCCGCACGGTGCAGGCCGGGCTAAAGCGCACCGGCCGCCTGATGCTGATCTATCTCGTGCTGTTCGCAGGCGTCGCCTACGGCTTCGTGCGGCTGCCCGGCGGCTTCCTGCCGGTCGACGACCAGGGCTTCATCACGACCGACGTGCAGACGCCGTCGGAGTCGTCTTATGCGCGGACCGAAGCTGCGGTCGAGCAGGTCGAGAAGTACCTGAAGAATCGCGCCGGCATCGAGAACGTCACGTTCCTCACCGGCTTCAGCTTCCTCGGCCAGGGCATGAACACTGCACAGGCCTTCATCACGCTGAAGGACTGGTCGGAGCGCGGCGCGAAGGATTCCGCCGCCGCCATCGTTGCCGATATCAACCGCGACCTGTCGTCGACGATCCGCGATGCCAGGATCTCGGCGCTGCAGCCGCCGCCGATCGACAACCTCGGCAATTCCTCGGGCTTCTCGTTCCGCCTGCAGGACCGCGGCCAGAAGGGCTATGCTGCGTTGATCGCGGCGTCCGACCGCCTGATCGCGGAGGCCAATGCCAGTCCTGTGCTGCAGAAGGTCTATGTCGAAGGCCTGCCGCCGGCGCCGCAGGTCAATCTGATGATCGACCGCGAGAAGGCCGGCGCGTTCGGCCTCACCTTCGAGGACATCAACAACACGATCTCGACCAACCTCGGCTCGAACTACATCAACGACTTCCCGAACCGCGGGCGCATGCAGCGCGTCATCGTGCAGGCCGACAAGACCAGCCGCATGAACGCGGACGACATCCTCAATTACAATGTGAAGAACAGCCGCGGCCAGCTGGTGCCGTTCTCGGCCTTCGCCACCATCGAATGGTCGAAGGGGCCCACTCAAATCGCGGGCTTCAACTATTATCCGGCGGTGCGTATCTCCGGCGAGGCGAAGCCCGGCTTCACTTCGGGTGATGCGATCGCGGAGATGGAGCGGCTTGCCGACAAGTTGCCGCGCGGCTTCGGCTATGAGTGGACCGGCCAGTCGTTGCAGGAGAAGCTGTCGGGCTCGCAGGCGCCGTTCCTGCTCGCGCTGTCGGTGCTGGTGGTGTTCCTGCTGCTGGCCGCGCTCTATGAGAGCTGGACTATTCCGCTCGCGGTGCTGCTCACGATCCCGCTCGGCATTCTCGGCGCCGTGGTGGCCGCGACGATGCGCGGGCTGTCGAACGATGTCTACTTCACCGTCGGCCTGATCACCATCATCGGTCTCGCCGCCAAGGACGCGATCCTGATCATCGAGTTCGCCAAGGACCTGCGCGCGCAGGGCAAGCCGCTGGTCGAGGCGACCATCGAGGCGTGCAGCTTGCGCTTCCGCCCGATCCTGATGACCGGTCTCGCCTTCGTTTGCGGCGTGCTGCCGATGGCGATCGCCACCGGCGCCGGCGGCGCCAGCCAGCAGGCGCTCGGCACCTCGGTGATGGGCGGCATGATCGCCGTCGTGATCCTGGCACTGCTCTTGGTGCCGGTGTTCTTCGTCAGCGTGCAGCGCGTGCTGGCGGGAGATCGCGAGAAGGCCCCCGCGAACGCCGAGGTCTATGGCCCGCCCGCGCCGGCCAGGATTGGTCATTGA